The nucleotide window TGTCCTTCCTGCAATGGATGATGCAGAACATGTTGCCGAGCCATTTGTGCAAAGCACTCTTTGCCGAGTAATGCTTCAAGAATCGGGTAGGTGGTCGACAGTACCTCACTGAGACTGATGACAAAGTTGTTGCGATAAATCTGTATGCGTTCATCTGCGCTGAATTGATCAGCAGTGATATTGCACTCTTCGCCTGATGTCTGATAGTGCAGTGCTTTGGCAAACTGGCTCTGCAATGTAGCAAGATTCATGATGCTTTCCTCGCAGATACTAAAGTAGAGTCAGTTTGGTATTCTGAAAGCACACACGTAGCTTTGTCGGCTTCTGCCAATAATATTTCTGGCGCAGGAATATCGAGATCCCATTCAATTAAAGTATGTCGAGGACCATGCTGCTGGGTCCATTGGCGATACAGTTGCCATACCTCATCACAGACCGGGCGACTGTGGGTATCAATCCAAACCTCACCTTTATCAAGTTGTTTGATGGTAAATCCGGCGAGGTGAATTTCATCGACTTTGTCAGCAGGGATCGCATCTAGGTACGTGTCGCAATCAAAGCCATGATTGAATGCCGAAACGTAGACATTGTTTAGATCGAGTAATAATCGGCAGTCTGTGCGTTGTTGAACTTCAACTAAAAATTCCCATTCATTGATGGTGGAATGCTGAAATTTCACATAGCTCGAAGGGTTCTCGATTAAGATTTCACGTTGCAGATAGTCCTGTACTTCTTGTACGTTTCGCGTGAATACGTTCAGAGCTTCTTCGGTATATGGCAAGGGTAGCAGGTCGTTAAAATAGTGACCTCCATGCTCACTCCAACTTAGATGGTCAGAAACAAACAGAGGGTCAATGACATCGATAAGCGCTTTAAGCTGCGCCAAATGTTTGCGACTGACTCGGTTTACCGAACCAAGGGATAAACCAATACCGTGACAGCTGATTTGGTATATTTCACGCAGGGACTGAAGCTGAAGTCGCTCGGCTGAGTGCGGCTGAAAGTAGTTCTCGCTGTGAACCTCAAGCCAGGGCAAATCTGGCTGGCTGTGACTAAAGAATTCCAGGTGCGGAGTTCGTAATCCGACACCAACGAGATCATGAAAGGTTTGATGTTTCACGTGAAACTCCTTTTCCAAACGAGGCTAAGCAAAAGAGAAGGGTGTGTGGTTTGAGCATGTACACACCCTAACAATGGCCACTGGGGCAATTAAGAAGAGGTAGTGCTACCGCCCGCCAATTTGTCACACAAACCTTTTGGCACAACCACGAAGGCATCTTTTTGACTGTC belongs to Vibrio sp. STUT-A11 and includes:
- a CDS encoding DUF692 domain-containing protein — translated: MKHQTFHDLVGVGLRTPHLEFFSHSQPDLPWLEVHSENYFQPHSAERLQLQSLREIYQISCHGIGLSLGSVNRVSRKHLAQLKALIDVIDPLFVSDHLSWSEHGGHYFNDLLPLPYTEEALNVFTRNVQEVQDYLQREILIENPSSYVKFQHSTINEWEFLVEVQQRTDCRLLLDLNNVYVSAFNHGFDCDTYLDAIPADKVDEIHLAGFTIKQLDKGEVWIDTHSRPVCDEVWQLYRQWTQQHGPRHTLIEWDLDIPAPEILLAEADKATCVLSEYQTDSTLVSARKAS